The proteins below come from a single Ochotona princeps isolate mOchPri1 chromosome 6, mOchPri1.hap1, whole genome shotgun sequence genomic window:
- the LOC101523517 gene encoding olfactory receptor 4F3/4F16/4F29, translated as MESRVVVTGIGERNCNCNSRPGQWNHSSVSEIVLLGLTQSQEFQLFLLVISSVLYLASMTGNTLIVFSVSTDPHLHSPMYFLLAGLSFIDLGACSVTSPKMIYDLFKKHKVISFGGCITQIFFIHVIGGVEMVLLMAMAFDRYVAICKPLHYLSIMSPRMCVLFLATAWALGIIHSLFQLAFLIHLPFCGPNVLDSFYCDLPRLLRLACTDTYRLQFMVTVNSGFICVGSFFVLLISYVFILFSVWKHSSGASSKAVSTLSAHMTVVIFFFGPILFVYTWPHPNSQMDKYLALSDAVLTPFLNPVIYTFRNKEMKAAMKRVCKQLRIYRMMS; from the exons ATGGAAAGTAGAGTGGTGGTTACAGGGATTGGGGAAAGG AATTGTAACTGCAACTCCAGGCCTGGTCAATGGAACCACTCGTCAGTGTCTGAGATTGTGCTTCTGGGACTCACCCAGTCCCAGGAGTTCCAGCTTTTCCTGCTGGTCATCTCCTCTGTGCTCTACCTGGCAAGCATGACCGGAAACACCCTCATTGTGTTCTCTGTGAGCACTGACCCTCACCTGCACTCTCCCATGTACTTCCTGCTGGCAGGCCTGTCCTTCATTGACCTGGGGGCCTGTTCTGTCACTTCTCCCAAAATGATTTATGATCTGTTCAAAAAGCACAAAGTCATCTCATTTGGGGGCTGCATCACCCAGATCTTCTTCATCCACGTCATCGGTGGTGTTGAGATGGTGCTCCTCATGGCCATGGCCTTTGACAGATATGTGGCCATTTGCAAGCCCCTGCATTACCTGAGCATCATGAGTCCAAGGATGTGTGTTTTGTTTCTGGCAACTGCCTGGGCCCTGGGAATTATTCACTCCCTGTTTCAGTTGGCCTTTCTCATTCACTTACCCTTCTGTGGCCCTAATGTATTGGACAGCTTCTACTGTGACCTTCCCCGGCTCCTCAGGCTGGCTTGCACGGACACCTACAGGTTGCAGTTCATGGTGACTGTCAACAGTGGATTCATCTGTGTGGGCTCTTTCTTTGTGCTCCTTATCTCCTACGTCTTCATCCTCTTCAGTGTTTGGAAACATTCCTCAGGGGCATCATCCAAGGCCGTCTCTACTCTTTCCGCTCATATGACtgtggtaatttttttctttggtcCAATCCTGTTTGTTTATACCTGGCCACACCCTAATTCACAGATGGACAAGTATCTTGCTCTCTCTGATGCCGTTCTCACCCCCTTTCTGAATCCAGTCATCTACACATTCAGGAACAAGGAGATGAAGGCAGCAATGAAGAGAGTTTGCAAACAGCTAAGGATTTACAGAATGATGTCATAA